Proteins co-encoded in one Vibrio fortis genomic window:
- the motY gene encoding flagellar protein MotY, translating to MNKRLITGSILFSLLMSSTALAQEKRYGASPQQSTWEMVANTPLECRLVHPIPNFGDAEFSSRASKKIILDFELKMRRPMGATRNVSLISMPPPWRPGESADRMTTIKFFQQFDGYVGGQTAWGILSELEKGRYPTFSYQEWQSRDQRIEVALSSVLFQQKYNVFSDCIANLLPYSFEDISFTILHYDRNSDQLSKASQKRLSQIAEYIRHNQDIDLVLVATYTDSADSKGVSQNLSERRAESLREYFKSLGLSEERIQVQGYGKRRPIADNASPIGKDKNRRVVISLGRTQV from the coding sequence ATGAATAAACGACTAATTACAGGTTCAATTCTGTTTTCGTTACTGATGTCGTCGACCGCGCTTGCGCAAGAGAAGCGATATGGAGCATCTCCTCAACAGTCGACGTGGGAAATGGTGGCAAACACGCCATTGGAATGTCGATTGGTTCACCCAATTCCAAATTTTGGTGATGCGGAGTTTTCATCCCGCGCCAGCAAAAAGATCATACTAGATTTTGAACTTAAAATGCGTCGCCCAATGGGGGCAACCCGCAACGTCAGCCTGATTTCTATGCCACCGCCTTGGCGCCCGGGTGAAAGTGCAGATCGAATGACGACGATTAAGTTTTTCCAACAATTTGATGGTTATGTTGGCGGTCAAACTGCTTGGGGTATCTTAAGCGAGTTAGAGAAGGGGCGTTACCCAACGTTTAGTTATCAAGAGTGGCAAAGCCGAGATCAGCGCATTGAAGTGGCACTCTCTTCGGTACTGTTCCAGCAAAAATACAATGTGTTCAGTGACTGTATAGCGAACTTGTTGCCGTACAGCTTTGAAGATATTTCATTTACGATCCTGCACTATGACCGTAATAGTGACCAGTTAAGTAAAGCGTCGCAGAAGCGTTTGAGTCAAATTGCTGAGTACATTCGTCATAATCAAGATATCGATCTTGTACTGGTGGCGACGTATACCGACTCGGCAGACAGTAAAGGTGTCAGCCAGAACTTATCGGAGCGTCGAGCAGAGTCGTTGCGTGAATACTTTAAGTCACTTGGTCTGTCAGAAGAGCGTATTCAAGTTCAAGGTTATGGTAAGCGCCGTCCGATTGCTGATAATGCCTCTCCAATCGGCAAAGACAAAAACCGACGTGTCGTTATTTCACTTGGTCGAACTCAGGTTTAG
- the rnt gene encoding ribonuclease T, translated as MTVENEALTLKKRFRGYFPVVIDVETAGFNAKTDALLEICAITLKMDENGDLHPASTLHFHIEPFEGANIEQEALDFNGIKDPFSPLRGAVSEQEALKEIYKLVRKEQKASNCSRAIMVAHNATFDLNFVNAASERCKLKRVPFHPFATFDTAALSGLAYGQTVLAKACRTAGMEFDNKEAHSALYDTQKTAELFCGIVNKWKALGGWPLVEPE; from the coding sequence ATGACTGTAGAAAACGAAGCTCTGACCCTAAAAAAACGTTTCCGTGGCTATTTTCCAGTAGTCATTGACGTGGAAACCGCAGGGTTCAACGCGAAAACCGATGCATTATTAGAAATCTGTGCCATTACCCTAAAAATGGATGAAAACGGAGATCTCCATCCAGCATCGACGCTTCATTTTCATATCGAGCCCTTTGAAGGTGCCAACATCGAGCAAGAAGCCTTGGATTTCAATGGCATCAAAGACCCATTTAGCCCATTGCGTGGTGCGGTCTCTGAGCAAGAAGCCCTCAAAGAAATCTACAAACTTGTGAGAAAAGAACAAAAAGCTTCCAACTGTAGCCGCGCAATCATGGTGGCACACAACGCAACATTCGACCTAAACTTCGTCAATGCTGCAAGTGAGCGTTGTAAGCTTAAACGCGTCCCTTTCCATCCTTTTGCAACTTTTGACACTGCTGCCTTAAGTGGACTTGCCTATGGCCAAACCGTTCTGGCTAAAGCTTGCCGTACTGCGGGGATGGAATTCGACAACAAAGAAGCACACTCTGCTTTGTATGATACTCAGAAAACAGCTGAACTGTTTTGCGGTATCGTCAACAAATGGAAAGCGCTTGGCGGCTGGCCACTTGTTGAACCAGAATAA
- a CDS encoding Na+/H+ antiporter family protein: MNPVVISVCIMLVLALMRVNVVVALTFSAIIGGVVSGMNLNDAVAAFESGLGGGATIALSYAMLGTFAVAISRSGITDLLAQSVIKRIHGKENSTASTGLKYGILASLILVTMSSQNVIPVHIAFIPILIPPLLGVFAKMNLDRRLIACVLTFGLITPYMVLPIGFGGIFLNNILLKNLHDNGLENVVASQVPVAMLLPAAGMIFGLLTAVFFTYRKPRQYKETELTTVSTETKQINKKHIIVAAVGIVAALTVQLSTGSMIIGALAGFMVFTFGGVIAWKETQDVFTKGVHMMAMIGFIMIAAAGFAAVMKQTGGVESLVEALSTSIGDNKPLAALLMLVVGLLVTMGIGSSFSTIPILATIYVPLAAAFGFSPMATIALVGTAAALGDAGSPASDSTLGPTSGLNADGQHEHVWETVVPTFLHYNLPLIAFGWIAAMTL; this comes from the coding sequence ATGAACCCTGTTGTTATATCAGTTTGCATCATGCTAGTTCTAGCCTTGATGCGTGTTAACGTTGTCGTTGCTCTCACGTTTAGTGCGATCATCGGTGGCGTTGTGTCGGGCATGAATCTTAACGATGCCGTTGCTGCTTTTGAAAGTGGCCTAGGTGGCGGTGCGACTATCGCTCTAAGTTACGCAATGTTAGGTACATTTGCGGTTGCTATCTCACGTTCAGGTATTACTGACCTGCTTGCTCAAAGTGTTATCAAACGTATTCACGGCAAAGAGAACAGCACAGCTTCTACTGGTTTGAAATATGGCATTCTTGCGTCACTTATTCTTGTGACTATGTCTTCTCAAAACGTTATCCCTGTGCATATCGCCTTCATCCCAATTTTGATTCCACCTCTACTTGGCGTGTTTGCAAAAATGAACCTTGATCGTCGTTTGATCGCGTGTGTACTGACTTTCGGTCTGATCACGCCATATATGGTTCTTCCAATCGGCTTCGGTGGTATCTTCCTAAACAACATCCTACTCAAGAACCTTCACGACAATGGTCTTGAGAATGTGGTTGCGAGCCAAGTTCCAGTCGCAATGCTACTACCAGCAGCAGGTATGATCTTTGGTCTACTGACTGCGGTATTCTTCACTTACCGTAAACCTCGTCAGTACAAAGAAACTGAGCTTACGACAGTGTCGACAGAGACGAAACAGATCAATAAGAAGCACATCATTGTTGCTGCGGTTGGTATTGTTGCCGCTCTAACAGTACAACTTTCAACTGGTTCAATGATTATTGGCGCATTAGCGGGTTTCATGGTGTTCACTTTTGGTGGCGTGATTGCATGGAAAGAGACGCAAGATGTATTCACAAAAGGCGTTCACATGATGGCAATGATTGGCTTCATCATGATCGCAGCAGCGGGTTTTGCAGCAGTAATGAAGCAAACTGGCGGCGTTGAATCTCTGGTTGAAGCGCTATCAACATCAATCGGTGACAACAAACCACTTGCTGCACTACTGATGCTGGTTGTAGGCCTACTTGTAACTATGGGCATTGGTTCTTCGTTCTCAACGATTCCAATTCTTGCAACAATCTACGTTCCACTAGCAGCAGCATTCGGCTTCTCTCCAATGGCAACTATCGCACTTGTAGGTACTGCAGCAGCATTGGGTGATGCAGGTTCACCGGCTTCTGACTCTACGTTAGGTCCAACATCTGGTCTTAACGCGGATGGTCAACACGAACACGTATGGGAAACGGTAGTACCAACGTTCCTACACTACAACCTTCCACTGATTGCATTCGGTTGGATTGCTGCGATGACGCTGTAA
- a CDS encoding DsbA family protein yields the protein MNVKLHYVHDPMCSWCWGYKPTLKLLKQQLPASIEFNYVVGGLAPDSDEPMSDEMKQKLQAIWKQIEAKLGTEFNHEFWTECKPVRSTYPACRAVIAAGFQDHYEEMLEAIQHAYYLRAMLPHSVETHVQLAEELGMNVQQFENDLSGKLLEGELDDQLSFKEAMGVYSYPTLMLEVNGIFTEVELDYQSTEPTLRSIRSALEANLK from the coding sequence ATGAATGTAAAACTTCACTATGTCCACGATCCAATGTGCAGTTGGTGTTGGGGATACAAGCCGACATTAAAGCTTCTTAAACAGCAGCTACCTGCGAGCATTGAGTTTAATTACGTGGTTGGTGGCCTTGCACCTGATTCTGATGAGCCTATGTCTGATGAGATGAAGCAAAAGCTGCAAGCGATTTGGAAACAGATTGAAGCGAAACTCGGTACTGAGTTTAACCACGAATTTTGGACCGAATGCAAACCAGTACGTAGTACTTACCCAGCTTGCCGCGCAGTTATTGCAGCAGGGTTTCAAGATCACTACGAAGAGATGTTAGAAGCCATTCAACACGCTTACTATTTACGTGCGATGTTGCCACATAGCGTTGAAACTCACGTGCAGCTTGCTGAAGAGCTTGGTATGAACGTGCAGCAGTTTGAAAATGACCTGTCTGGTAAGCTTTTGGAAGGCGAGTTAGACGACCAGTTGAGCTTCAAAGAGGCGATGGGTGTTTACTCTTACCCAACGTTAATGCTTGAAGTTAATGGTATTTTCACTGAGGTTGAACTCGATTATCAATCGACAGAACCAACGCTACGATCTATTCGAAGTGCATTAGAAGCCAATTTAAAGTAA
- a CDS encoding Grx4 family monothiol glutaredoxin, producing the protein METIDKIKQQIEENTILLYMKGSPKLPSCGFSSQASQALMACGEKFAYVDILQNPDIRAELPAYAQWPTFPQLWVEGELIGGCDIILEMFQKGELQPLIKEAAAKVAGDEA; encoded by the coding sequence ATGGAAACTATCGATAAAATCAAACAGCAAATTGAAGAAAATACCATTCTACTTTACATGAAAGGTTCTCCTAAACTACCAAGCTGTGGTTTTTCTTCTCAAGCATCTCAAGCGCTAATGGCATGTGGTGAAAAGTTTGCTTACGTAGACATCCTACAAAACCCTGACATTCGTGCAGAGCTACCAGCTTACGCACAGTGGCCAACTTTCCCACAACTTTGGGTTGAAGGTGAGCTGATCGGTGGTTGTGACATCATTCTTGAGATGTTCCAAAAAGGCGAACTTCAGCCTCTTATCAAAGAAGCTGCAGCGAAAGTTGCTGGCGACGAAGCATAA
- the sodB gene encoding superoxide dismutase [Fe], giving the protein MAFELPALPYAKDALEPHISAETLDFHHGKHHNTYVVKLNGLIPGTEFEGKTLEEIIKTSTGGVFNNAAQIWNHTFYWHCLAPQAGGEPTGAVADAINASFGSFEEFKAKFTDSAINNFGSSWTWLVKNADGSLAIVNTSNAATPLTEEGVTPLLTVDLWEHAYYIDFRNVRPDYMNAFWALVNWEFVAANLAK; this is encoded by the coding sequence ATGGCATTTGAACTACCAGCTCTACCTTACGCGAAAGACGCACTAGAACCACACATCTCTGCAGAGACTCTAGATTTCCACCACGGTAAGCACCACAACACTTACGTTGTTAAGCTAAACGGTCTTATTCCTGGTACTGAGTTCGAAGGTAAAACACTAGAAGAGATCATCAAGACTTCTACTGGTGGCGTATTCAACAACGCAGCTCAAATCTGGAACCACACTTTCTACTGGCACTGTCTAGCTCCACAAGCTGGTGGTGAACCAACAGGTGCAGTTGCAGACGCAATCAACGCTTCATTTGGCTCTTTCGAAGAGTTCAAAGCAAAATTCACTGATTCAGCAATCAACAACTTCGGTTCTTCTTGGACTTGGCTTGTTAAGAACGCTGACGGTTCTCTAGCTATCGTTAACACATCTAACGCAGCGACTCCTCTAACAGAAGAAGGTGTTACTCCACTTCTAACTGTTGACCTATGGGAACACGCTTACTACATCGATTTCCGTAACGTACGTCCAGACTACATGAACGCTTTCTGGGCTCTAGTTAACTGGGAATTCGTTGCAGCGAACCTAGCTAAATAA
- a CDS encoding VC2046/SO_2500 family protein, giving the protein MQVNTLDSTVIINELKFGTGLNQAVEQGRRADFALLLSMFSDDVRDNTPLDAFSVEETTESKLRQQFGVAEPQPLRSNQSSYEISAKQSQGFHQAGLPSAKLNHYLTPEALAFMPERTYDFPEEVYHNLSTHERRKLAKQPPAELPHATLYNELTTAQRQFHIQAQA; this is encoded by the coding sequence ATGCAAGTAAACACACTCGATAGCACTGTCATAATTAACGAACTCAAGTTCGGGACTGGACTCAACCAAGCGGTTGAACAGGGTCGCCGTGCTGATTTCGCGTTGCTGCTGTCCATGTTTTCTGATGATGTTCGCGACAACACCCCTCTTGATGCTTTCTCGGTCGAAGAGACAACAGAAAGCAAATTGCGCCAACAGTTTGGTGTTGCCGAGCCGCAACCTCTACGTTCAAATCAATCTTCATATGAAATTTCAGCAAAACAGTCGCAAGGCTTTCACCAAGCCGGGCTTCCAAGTGCAAAGCTGAATCATTACCTAACACCTGAAGCGTTAGCTTTCATGCCAGAGCGAACATATGACTTCCCTGAAGAGGTATATCACAACCTCTCGACTCATGAACGTCGTAAGCTCGCCAAACAGCCACCCGCTGAGTTGCCACACGCAACGTTATACAATGAACTTACAACAGCTCAACGTCAGTTCCATATTCAAGCACAAGCCTAA
- a CDS encoding SDR family oxidoreductase yields the protein MEIKSSIILVTSAGSQLGGTIANHFVNLGATVILCDIDSASLEETYQVCSRYSTAVYSYPIERYDSQTILKVFDFIQLTFGTTPDVLVNNWVSTPMPTLTGTQPVSCFIDNLSAMASTLFSFGQASVDRLRQANKQGVIVNVISHEDFKDVSGLESANSMITGFTHSWAKELTPFNIRVGGVIPAIHNADGKLNKCHWAQLQDELTRTTEYIISNDYFSGRVVAAEV from the coding sequence ATGGAAATTAAAAGCTCTATCATATTGGTGACGTCCGCTGGGTCACAACTTGGAGGAACCATCGCAAACCACTTTGTGAATCTGGGTGCGACCGTCATTCTTTGTGATATTGATAGTGCCAGCCTAGAAGAGACCTACCAAGTGTGTTCTCGCTATTCTACAGCTGTGTATAGTTACCCAATCGAGCGTTACGATAGCCAAACCATTCTCAAGGTATTTGATTTTATACAGCTAACCTTTGGTACAACGCCCGATGTTCTCGTGAACAACTGGGTAAGCACACCCATGCCAACACTTACTGGCACTCAACCCGTGAGCTGCTTTATTGATAACCTTTCCGCTATGGCCTCTACCCTTTTCTCGTTCGGTCAAGCCAGCGTCGACCGACTGCGTCAAGCCAACAAGCAAGGCGTGATAGTCAATGTGATTTCACATGAAGACTTCAAAGATGTCTCGGGGCTCGAAAGTGCAAACTCTATGATCACTGGCTTCACCCACAGTTGGGCCAAAGAGCTCACCCCTTTCAATATCCGAGTCGGCGGTGTTATCCCCGCTATTCATAATGCCGACGGCAAGCTCAACAAATGCCATTGGGCACAACTGCAAGATGAACTCACCCGAACTACGGAATACATTATCTCTAATGATTACTTTAGCGGTCGTGTGGTGGCGGCAGAGGTGTGA
- the adhE gene encoding bifunctional acetaldehyde-CoA/alcohol dehydrogenase — MPVTNLAELDALVARVKAAQEEFATFSQEKVDAIFRAASLAANHARIPLAQQAVAESGMGIVEDKVIKNHFASEFIYNKYKDEKTCGILEEDDNLGTMTIAEPVGIICGIVPTTNPTSTAIFKSLISLKTRNGIIFSPHPRAKNSTNDAAKLVLDAAVAAGAPKDIIGWIDQPSVELSNALMKHDGIALILATGGPGMVKAAYSSGKPAIGVGAGNVPVVIDETADIKRAVASILMSKTFDNGVVCASEQAAIVVSEVYDEVKERFASHKAHVLSKADADKVRKVLLIDGNLNAKIVGQPAPAIAEMAGVKVPADTKVLVGEGLGKVSYDDEFAHEKLSPTLGLFRADNFEDAVAQAVTMVEIGGIGHTSGLYTNQDVNADRIRYFGDKMKTARILVNIPTTHGGIGDLYNFNVAPSLTLGCGSWGGNSISENVGPKHLINKKTVAKRAENMLWHKLPKSIYFRRGSLPIAMSDLEGKKRAFLVTDRFLFNNGYADEVVKLLKEQGIEVQTFFDVEADPTLSVVEKGAEAMKSFQPDVILALGGGSPMDAAKIMWVMYEHPETHFEELAMRFMDIRKRIYKFPKMGKKAELVCITTTSGTGSEVTPFAVVTDDKTGAKYPLADYEITPNMAIVDANLVMNMPKSLTAFGGYDAVTHALEAYVSVLANEYSDGQALQALKMLKEYLPSSYANGANDPIAREKVHNAATIAGVAFANAFLGVCHSMAHKIGAEFHLPHGLANALLISNVVRYNANDNPTKQTAFSQYDRPQARRRYAEVADHLGLSQAGDRTAQKIERLLAWLDELKGDLDIPKSIKEAGVSEADFVAKLDELAVEAFDDQCTGANPRYPLITELKDVLLASYHGQAYVEGETFEGTTVILKKADQKPAEAKASKAKKEKAEA; from the coding sequence ATGCCTGTAACTAACTTAGCTGAACTAGATGCTCTAGTAGCACGCGTTAAAGCAGCACAAGAAGAGTTCGCAACTTTCTCTCAAGAAAAAGTAGATGCAATCTTCCGCGCAGCTTCTCTTGCAGCTAACCACGCTCGTATCCCGCTAGCTCAACAAGCGGTAGCAGAATCTGGAATGGGTATTGTTGAAGATAAGGTAATCAAAAACCACTTCGCGTCAGAATTCATCTACAACAAATACAAAGACGAAAAAACTTGTGGCATCTTAGAAGAAGATGACAACCTAGGTACAATGACTATCGCAGAACCTGTAGGTATCATCTGTGGTATCGTACCAACAACTAACCCAACTTCGACTGCGATCTTTAAGTCTCTTATCTCACTTAAAACTCGTAACGGCATCATCTTCTCTCCACACCCACGTGCGAAGAACTCTACAAACGATGCAGCGAAACTAGTTCTAGACGCAGCAGTAGCAGCGGGTGCTCCAAAAGACATCATCGGTTGGATCGACCAACCATCTGTAGAGCTTTCTAACGCTCTTATGAAGCACGACGGCATCGCTCTTATCCTTGCAACTGGTGGTCCAGGCATGGTTAAAGCAGCTTACTCTTCTGGTAAGCCAGCAATCGGTGTAGGTGCAGGTAACGTTCCTGTAGTTATCGATGAAACAGCAGACATCAAACGTGCTGTAGCTTCTATCCTTATGTCTAAAACTTTCGATAACGGCGTAGTATGTGCTTCTGAGCAAGCAGCTATCGTAGTTAGCGAAGTCTACGACGAAGTAAAAGAGCGTTTTGCTTCTCACAAAGCTCACGTTCTATCTAAAGCTGACGCTGACAAAGTACGTAAAGTACTTCTAATTGACGGTAACCTAAACGCGAAAATCGTAGGTCAACCTGCTCCAGCAATCGCTGAAATGGCGGGTGTTAAAGTTCCTGCTGACACTAAAGTGCTTGTAGGTGAAGGTCTAGGTAAAGTTTCTTACGACGATGAGTTCGCTCACGAGAAACTATCTCCAACTCTAGGTCTATTCCGTGCTGACAACTTCGAAGACGCAGTTGCTCAAGCGGTAACTATGGTTGAAATCGGTGGTATCGGTCACACATCTGGTCTTTACACTAACCAAGACGTTAACGCAGACCGCATCCGTTACTTCGGTGACAAGATGAAGACTGCACGTATCCTTGTAAACATCCCAACTACTCACGGTGGTATCGGTGACCTTTACAACTTTAACGTAGCACCGTCTCTAACTCTTGGTTGTGGTTCTTGGGGTGGTAACTCTATCTCTGAGAACGTAGGTCCTAAGCACCTTATCAACAAGAAAACTGTAGCTAAGCGAGCTGAAAACATGTTGTGGCACAAACTACCTAAGTCTATCTACTTCCGTCGTGGTAGCCTTCCAATCGCAATGAGCGACCTAGAAGGTAAGAAACGCGCATTCCTAGTAACTGACCGTTTCCTATTCAACAACGGTTACGCTGATGAAGTAGTTAAACTGCTTAAAGAGCAAGGCATCGAAGTGCAAACATTCTTCGACGTAGAAGCGGATCCAACACTATCTGTTGTTGAGAAAGGTGCAGAAGCAATGAAGAGCTTCCAACCTGACGTAATCCTAGCTCTAGGTGGTGGTTCACCAATGGATGCTGCGAAAATTATGTGGGTAATGTACGAGCACCCAGAAACTCACTTCGAAGAACTAGCAATGCGCTTTATGGACATCCGTAAACGTATCTACAAGTTCCCTAAAATGGGTAAGAAAGCTGAGCTTGTATGTATCACTACAACTTCAGGTACTGGTTCAGAAGTTACTCCATTCGCGGTTGTTACAGACGACAAGACTGGTGCTAAGTACCCACTAGCTGACTACGAAATCACGCCAAACATGGCAATCGTTGATGCTAACCTAGTAATGAACATGCCTAAGTCTCTAACAGCATTCGGTGGTTACGATGCAGTAACTCACGCTCTAGAAGCTTACGTATCTGTTCTTGCTAACGAATACTCTGATGGCCAAGCTCTACAAGCACTTAAGATGCTGAAAGAGTACCTACCATCAAGCTACGCGAACGGTGCAAACGACCCAATCGCTCGTGAGAAAGTACACAACGCAGCAACTATCGCTGGTGTAGCATTCGCGAACGCATTCCTAGGTGTTTGTCACTCTATGGCGCACAAGATTGGTGCTGAGTTCCACCTACCACACGGTCTGGCGAACGCACTATTAATCTCTAACGTGGTACGTTACAACGCGAACGACAACCCAACTAAGCAGACTGCATTCTCTCAGTACGACCGTCCACAAGCACGTCGTCGTTACGCTGAAGTTGCTGACCACCTAGGCCTAAGCCAAGCTGGTGACCGTACTGCTCAGAAGATTGAACGTCTACTAGCATGGCTAGACGAGCTGAAAGGCGACCTAGACATTCCTAAGTCAATCAAAGAAGCAGGTGTTTCTGAAGCTGACTTCGTAGCTAAGCTTGATGAGCTAGCGGTAGAAGCGTTCGATGACCAATGTACTGGTGCGAACCCACGTTACCCACTAATCACTGAGCTTAAAGACGTACTACTAGCGTCTTACCACGGGCAAGCTTACGTTGAAGGTGAAACTTTCGAAGGTACTACAGTAATCCTTAAGAAAGCTGACCAAAAACCAGCAGAAGCTAAAGCGTCTAAAGCTAAAAAAGAAAAAGCTGAAGCATAA
- a CDS encoding YchE family NAAT transporter, protein MQGLELAIFLQFFLGLVAAVNPIGIMPVFVSLTAHMPPEERNRTALQANVAVAVILIVSLVAGQMLLDMFSISLDSFRVAGGLLLLSIAFSMMSGKLGEDKQNKQEKSEYVSREQIGVVPLAMPLMAGPGAISSTIVYGSRYPAAIDTVGIGISIVAFATCSWLLFRSAPVIVRFLGQTGINVITRIMGLILGALGIEFIANGLRNLFPGLA, encoded by the coding sequence ATGCAAGGTTTAGAACTCGCAATTTTTCTGCAATTCTTCCTTGGGCTTGTCGCCGCTGTAAACCCTATCGGCATCATGCCTGTTTTTGTTTCTCTCACAGCTCATATGCCGCCAGAAGAGAGGAACCGTACAGCACTCCAAGCCAACGTAGCAGTAGCGGTTATATTGATTGTGTCATTAGTGGCAGGACAGATGCTGCTAGATATGTTCAGCATCTCTTTAGATTCATTCCGCGTAGCCGGTGGCTTACTGCTACTCAGCATCGCATTTTCAATGATGAGCGGTAAGCTGGGTGAGGATAAGCAGAATAAACAAGAGAAATCAGAATACGTAAGCCGTGAGCAAATCGGTGTTGTACCTCTTGCGATGCCGCTAATGGCCGGCCCAGGTGCTATCAGTTCGACGATTGTTTATGGCTCACGCTACCCAGCAGCAATCGACACTGTCGGCATCGGTATTAGTATTGTCGCGTTTGCTACGTGTTCATGGTTACTGTTCCGCTCAGCACCCGTGATTGTGCGTTTCCTCGGTCAAACAGGAATCAACGTAATCACTCGTATTATGGGTCTGATCCTTGGGGCGTTAGGTATTGAGTTCATCGCCAATGGCCTTCGCAACCTATTCCCAGGTTTAGCGTAA
- a CDS encoding ion transporter, translating to MSRHSLKHHLYVIIFGTHTRAGRIFDISLIVAIIASLVVLIIESLPNVMTAWSQELRYIEYTFTALFTIEYLLRLYCSPKPKSYATSFYGVVDLLAILPTYLAILFPGASFMGVIRLLRVMRIFRILKLVRYLQDSNILLRSLLMARRKILIFFSTVGILVTIFGSLIFVIEGPNNGFTSIPQSIYWAIVTITTVGYGDIVPQTVLGKAIASLTMLLGYSILAVPTGIITAELSNEMNAHKELVKCPNCNRSGHDSDAMHCKHCGSELADPDKRVVVEDK from the coding sequence ATGTCTCGACACTCTCTAAAGCATCATCTCTATGTCATTATTTTTGGTACACACACCCGAGCAGGCCGTATCTTTGATATCTCATTGATCGTTGCCATTATTGCGTCTTTAGTGGTGTTAATCATCGAGTCACTGCCCAACGTTATGACAGCGTGGTCGCAAGAGCTGCGTTATATTGAATACACTTTCACAGCTCTGTTTACGATTGAGTATCTATTAAGGCTGTATTGCTCACCCAAGCCAAAGTCCTATGCCACTAGCTTCTATGGCGTTGTCGACCTACTTGCGATTTTGCCAACCTATTTAGCGATACTCTTTCCAGGTGCGTCGTTCATGGGCGTGATCAGGCTGCTGCGCGTGATGCGTATTTTCCGCATCCTCAAGCTCGTTCGCTATCTGCAAGACTCCAACATTCTTTTGCGCTCGCTATTGATGGCACGACGCAAGATCCTGATCTTCTTCAGTACAGTCGGCATCTTGGTGACCATTTTTGGCTCACTGATCTTTGTTATTGAAGGTCCAAACAACGGCTTTACAAGTATTCCGCAAAGTATCTATTGGGCGATCGTAACCATCACAACTGTTGGGTATGGCGATATCGTCCCTCAAACCGTACTCGGCAAGGCGATTGCATCACTGACCATGTTATTGGGTTACTCAATCCTTGCAGTACCAACAGGCATTATTACTGCGGAACTGAGTAATGAAATGAATGCCCATAAAGAGCTCGTAAAATGTCCGAACTGTAATCGCTCGGGACATGATTCTGATGCTATGCATTGTAAGCACTGTGGCAGTGAGCTAGCGGATCCAGATAAGCGGGTTGTGGTTGAGGATAAGTAG